DNA from Prunus persica cultivar Lovell chromosome G6, Prunus_persica_NCBIv2, whole genome shotgun sequence:
GAGGCAGAGGTAGCGACACTTCTAAGCTAGGTAAATCCTTCCACTGCTGCGCAACCGTCTTGATCTGGGTGTAAAATTGCACACCTGCCTTACCTGCAAGTTTGAATGGTAACTGCAGTTATGGAAAAGGTTCAACCATCCTCAacctctgtgtgtgtgtgtgtgtgtgtgtgtgtgtgagagagagagagagagagagagagagagagagagagagaagttatACCACAAAAATTGAGATCGCTACCAAAAGATGCCTTAGATCcatcaaatgaagaaaatggcAATGGAATTGGAACAGGGACATTGATTCCAACCTGAGATATGTCAAATCCGTGTCAGTTAGTAACATGCAAGTCACACCATAAATTAGAAAATGTCTACGAGATGAGAGCATTCTCTAATTGCAGTGAAGATTCCATGAAATTACTAAAAGAAACATATTTATTCAACCAGCATACTTTCAGTTCAAACTTCTTATCCCCCTCCTGGAGCCAACATGGTTCCCTATACTTCTATTAATATGTATGAAAACACCAAATGTATGCTGGCATAAAAAATTGTAACATCTAGCCCACAGAGAACTATAGGAGGGACGTCATAAAGCATCACCCCATAAGTTCTCATAACCTACATGATAGAAGGAGTTGGCTTACCAGCCCTGCCTCAACTTCATTCTGGAACTTCCTTGCAGCAATGCCGGATGTTGTGAATATGGAAGCTCCATTACCATACCTAAGGAATCGTAAGACAAGATATAAAACTGATAATTGTAAGTGCCTATATTTTAAACGAAATGCCTGTTTCAAGAAGTTGCAATTGATGCCAGAAtttttagggaaaaaaaaattgaaaacattatATTAAAACAAGAAGGAACTATGTTTCTCATAAGTTGCATCCATAAACAAATAATGAGAGTCTTCATTTCACGACTTTAATGGATCttggaaacaaaagaaagcagGAGAGCGAGTACCTGTTTCTGTTTATAATTGATATGGCCTCTTCTAGGCTGGCAGCCTGTTGGTcatcaaaaacagaaagtttcgTAACCAATCTACAACTCGTAGCAAACTCTCACAcaaatatgagagagagagagagagagagagagagagagagagagagagagagagagagagagagagagagagagagagagagaataccTGCATGCAAAGAAGAACTGGTCCAAAAATTTCTTCCTGCCCAACACAAGATACAATGCTGTCAAGAATATGCCAATCTCTTTGGTTTCAACTCTTCTTCCACTGAGAATCATAATTAACCAAGTCCATTTATTCCGAAGACATAAAAGAACTGGGAACATGAAAAGATTACCTTAAAGCAATCCATGTTGGTTGTAACATCACATAAGATTGTAGGACCTATAAAATTTCCATTCTCATATCCTGGAACCTACAAAGTCGTGTTTGAAAAATTCAGAGAATGTTTCTAGAAAGCAATCTCCTTAGTTATACACATGCTCAGCATGTGACATATAGAACACTACATGCTCCTCCATTGTTACCAAGAGATCGGTGATAAAATGATACTTTATCAGCAAAAGATAATATAAGATGCATATTAACAGGAAAGAATATAAGAATATGGAAAGAAAGCAGAAAACTGCTAACGGAGAAGCCATGCTACAAAAAGGGAAGGAAAGTAGTCCGTAAAGTACATCAACAATCAGCAATGTTGTCACTAAAACATAGAGTGCATGAAACCAACTTCTGTAAATGTATAGAAACTCAAGGTGAAAATTCACacagttttcctttttttcatcCTTAGATGATTGCATGCATATTTTGAAGAACTTTCAAGATACAGCAAAACTATGCATGAATCATGATTTGCTCATAAAATGGAACAAATTAATGTATTTTATCGCCAGCaccttaaaaaacaaaaatatatattcctatATTTCTCTTAATTTGATCtgtaaaattattaaaagcCACCACGGGGGTGCAACCAAACTACACAAGCATACAAGAAATAACCACCCAAAGCTAAGGATTCTAAAATCAGGATAGAAGAAAATAGGCAAGGATAGAATATGCCTTCCATGGAGGTAAAAATTATCCTTCCTTGATATGGTCACTTCAAGAGAAATTACCTAAGTCATATTCCCTAAACAGTgcagccaaaagaaaatttcaaaaaacacCTCCCAGAGTTTTGGTAATATACTGAAATTAACATGTTTTTCAATTTGTGTTTATGCATGTGCACATGTGTAAAGCATTTCTTCAAAGCAAGAATTGATTTATCTCAATACGTACCCTAACATTTCTCCCATCAAGCAGAAGTCTAGCACCACTTTCAACACTGCTCTGAACTAATCTGCAAATGCAATCCTTCACCTGTGAATTTAGAAATCTTgtgaaaaacttaaaaaaaactgCATTAAGCATATCATCTAAATAGGTTATACAACATGCTTCCATGAGAAATTTGAAGGATCTTTTAGTAGGAAACTTAATTTATAGATAAAAGAACATAATTACGAAAAGATAGGGACATGTGTTCCACCTattgcaaaaacaacaaaaggcACAAAACAAGCAAAGTCACACTCAATACAAAACCCGAGCCCAATCAAGGTGAACTACACTAAACAGAACATCTCTAAAGTGCTTAGACAAAGGCATCAACAAAAGGAGGCCAGAAATTTAATTGTTCTCGAACAAAATTCAGTTCCTCTTCCCCATCCTAAAAAATTCTTCTATTCCTCTCCTGATACACAACCCAAATAGAACCTAGTTCTCCATAGAGCAAAGCTTACAACTCTCTTATAAGCCCCCATCCCAAACATCCCTAAAAATTCCTCGATCAATAGAGAATAGCAATCTCTTGGAACTAGAAAGACCTGCTTCAGGCCAAAAGCTAGCTCCTTACAATACACAGAAACTAAGCTTTCCAATTAGTTccttttttataaagaaaaaaggcagACAACGCAGGAGGATTTATTCACCTCTTTTGTAATAACTGGGCCAAGGTCTGCACTGGGATCTGTTCCTACATTCACTTTAAGGGCTCTGACATGCTCCAAAATTTCGCTTTCCCTGTAAAACATAAATAGACCACCAAGTTTAGTTGAAAACTAACTTGCTACCTATGCAAAGCACAGGCCAAATAATAGTTTTttaagccaaaacaaatattgttaAGTTTATGACAAAATAGAAATACTTTTATAGTtcacataataaaaaacagtttaaaaaatctaacatgtaaaataaaaggaaaattaatatCAACCCTGCACTACTGACGTTCTAAACTTGGTCAGTCTTAGTTTGGCCACTCTTTCCAATTTACACTAACCCATGAGAAGACTTGGTAGAAACTTTAACCCTTCCCATTAATATGTTAACTACTATGGGAAGCCCAACAGGCAAACGTAGGAACCCCACAGATCACATCTCTTTTAGAACCATAAATGGACACATGTCACTTGTTTAACAAATTTAGCCCAAATGCAACATTGGATGAGCATTAATGTAAATACAAAATAAGATCCAACTGTTAGATGTGAgctaatatataaattgcaaacAGATAAAGAATGAGTAACAATAACCTCAAGTTGCAAAAGATAAACAAGAAAGTATCTCAAAATTGTAGGCAAACTCAAGAAGTTACAGACTAAAGACACAACTAAGTTGAGTGGTACATGTTCCAGTAACATTCAAACTTCGAAGAAGAATATAGGCATGTAACTCCTATTATTAGATGCAGTGAACTCAGTAGATGGGAAgataccaaaaagaaaagaaaagaataaaacatTATCagatcaaacaaacaaaatgaattaCCATGGCCTTGAACCTCCAACAAAAACAGCTGTATTCAGAGTCATACACCTTTGTCCTGCAGCACCAAAGCCAGCAGTAACCAGAGCATTCAAGGTAGCATCCATGCTAGCATCAGGCATGATGATTGCATGATTTTTTCCTCCTATATTAGACTAGGGAGTTGACAGAATCACCAGTTAGAAAGCAAATTTAGTTAAAAAGTTAATGCCGATTGTGTGTGCGCTTGGGTGGGtaagtaagagagagagagagagagagagagagagagcaactATTCACCTGAACACGTTTTCCCCTAGCAACTGCTCTCGCATATATGTGCATCCAAGCCTTCACAGTACATGAACAAGAGAGAGTAGatataaaaaggaaattaaacaCGTAAGAGTAGAATGGCATatactctcatatatttgaagtCCAAAGTTAAACATATGTGCTATGACAACCTATTGAATACAAGCAAACCTATTCAATTTCCAAAGTGCAGGGAAATGTAAGATTTCAGCAGAAAAAACTAATTACACTTACTCAGATTTATGAGCTCTACTATCAGTTTAATGATTTAATTTCATACCCATGAACTATTGATGCAGAGGCCTCCAAAAGGTTTATTAAAGCCTCTCTTGTCCACATACTGTGAAGGCAGTGAGCTTAAAGTGTTTTTAAGGGCTGGGATTAAAGGGTTATTTTCATATCAATGGCTTGGGCTGGAATGTCTTCAATATATGTGTTTCTCATTATGAgcctttgaaaaaaaaaacatttgacAGAATATATAATCAGATTAGACAATTGTTCTTGGGCCACTCTTTCCCTAGACATTCAATTATCATCGTTCCAGCAATGGTCTTAAGGCTTCCTTTCCCTAGAAACTTAgtagaaaattttcttttctgttgcaCCAATGATAAAAACAGTGGATAGACTAATGGAACACTTCAGCTCACAAGGACAATCAcataaacaaattcaattcACAATGACTTTTGTGTTTTTCGCCATGTGAAAATGTAGCGAAGGCCGACGAGGTTATATGTGAGTGTGCTGATGTGTCGAGTGAATCTGAACTTCACGTCATATCTTCAGGCACCGGATAGACATATAAATAATCATGAACCACCAAACTGAAAGAAACTTACCGTATTTGAGCCAACAAGTGATACAGCTTTtatgtcatcatcatcacataCATAATTAATAACGTCCTGCTCAAATTGATTTTCAAGAAAAGTAAATTTTGTCAGTGCGTAGAAAAGATTAATTAGCAACCTACCCCAGATTTCAAATTGACATTACCTAATCATTTACAGAACAGCATAAATTATTGGAAAAGACATAAGGCGCAATGGGAGTGGCCAACAGCTTGGCCACCTGttttaataacatatattaaccCCGAAAAAATAGCAATTGCCATTTGTACAACTACATATTAATatgtctttcatttttctacTTAAAACGCAGGAGATTTCCACGACTAGAACTGTGGCAAATATGTACAAATAGATGGAGATCCTGATCAACAGAACTTACATGGGTGCCATGAACAATATTTAAGACACCATTGGGTAAACCAGCCTCCTTTGCAAGTGCTGCAAGTATCATTGAAGCCccttaaacaaaaacaacgtCAGCCATTTCAATTTGTCAATATGGGCACagtagaagaaaaatgaaacataAGATTGCATTTCTAGGAAgatacataaaaaacaaaaaaagaagtcaaCAATGATACAAGGTGTAGCATACAACAGCTTCCATATAACAAATGATCGATCTACAGAGATCATTGAGACACATTAGAATGACATACACAAAATTTAAGAAGTGCGTCAATATTGATGATCTTTTGTGGTTTCCTTTTTGTAGGAAAGATCTAAACCTAGAACCTCACCAACCCCACACCTTAGCATTACCACCCTTCTTTTAATGTATGGCTTTCCAACTAACACTAAGGCACAACACAGCTACTATTGATTAAATGTATTCCCATATGCACATGTATGCATTAGCATAACTTAGTTGTTTAAAATCTTAAATACATACAACTTACAAACATGAATTATATTCATTATATCACCCACAATTCCCACTCGATAACCTTTTCACCACTTATATCGATTTAATCATTGTCTTCATATCTGGAAACTTGTTAGAAATTTGAATCTGGAAACTTCTCCAAAGATGATTCTCCATGTAAAACTCTGATTCTtatgaaaaatcagaaaagtGAAGGGGgtattatttttattggatATCACTTATCAGTGCAAGTTTTGTTCCAAACTATTGCCAGTAGATCCATGGACAATGAATGGAATTATAGATGTTCAATGGCCTCCACATTATTGCTTAAAGCAGTACCCAAATACACGCTTTCAATTCACATACATCAGCAACATGCAATCCAAGTAGAAACAAAATGTCCCAATCTTGAACATAATAGTAACGGATTCAAAGTCACCTGGATTATTTTCACATGGCTTAAGAACAAATGTATTGCCACATGTAACTGCAATTGGGAACATCTGCAAAacagtggaaaagttactcaCAGGAAATTCCTCTTATCTTTTTCCACAAACCACACAAATAAAAGACTCCtaagtacccaaaaaaaaaaaaaaacagttacGTGATTAACAATAGAAACTTAAATGCACAAAAAAGCTACACAATCTAAAAGTTTGTCTTCCGTAGtttaaagaaagagaaaatgcaTGAGAAAATAAGCACATCAACCTAAACTAAAATAGGAAgtaaaatcatataaaattGTCGCCTGAGTCTTGCAGAaggtttttaaaaacaatgaaaaacaaaccacCAACAAAAAGAACTGAGAGGTAATGTAGCCATACCCACAAGGGAATCATTGCTGGAAAGTTGAAAGGGCATATCCCAGCACAAACACCTAGTGGTTCCCTAATGCAGTATGTATCAATACCATTGGATGCATTAGGAACAAACTCCCCCATTTGTAGAGTTGCCATCCCACAAGCATGTTCAACCACctctaaaggaaaaaaaaaaaagaataaaaccaACTCACTGTTGGTTAACACTGGTTACAGTAACAGAAATGGCAAAAAGACATGTGCAAAGACTGACCTAAGCCACGGAGCACATCATTCTCGGCACCCTTCAACGTCTTACCCTGTTCTATGGTGATATTCATTGCAAGCTTGTCCTGAAAAGAGTAGTGTTGTGTTGTCCACATTGAGATTCATAAGTCCAGGATAGAAATCATATATTACAATAATGAATTTATGAGACTCCAATTACTAACGATATCTCTCCGAATGAGCTCCTGGAGCTTAAACATGATACGTTGACGAGTGGTAATAGGAGTGTTTTTCCATGACGGAAAAGCCTGCTTGGCTGAACTAACTGCAGCTTTGAACTCTTCATAGGTAGTTAAAGGAACATGAGAAACAACCTCTTGTGTCGCCTAATTAAGAAATCAAAcataaatttaataatataattgaTAAATGCGTCTTACGAAAAGAGAATAAGATGataattaattgaattttgtGAGCTTACAGGATTTACTACATCAATGATTGAACACCCTTGAGAATCAACAAATTTCCCTCCAATAAAATTAGGAACCTTCAGCTACAATTGAATCTAACATAAGTTTGTAATACCCAACTCATTCAACAAAAagcagagagagacagagcaGAAGTGGAAAAGCAGCCTTATTCGACCACCTTTAACATCAAACCTTACCGGTTGGTTGTTCTGTTCTGATGACCCCCCACTGGTAGTAGCACTTGTACTCACCAGAGCAGATCTGTCAGGTCTCCATGACTTGAAACTTTTTTCTGATGAAAtaagtttaaaatataaagttgTTAATGATTACTGATAAATTTTCTGATCTATTCTAGCTATTCTATCCAGAAATCCAAAAGTTTCTAGCTATTCAATCCAGCAATCCAAAAGTTAGTTTATCAAATTTTCTAGCCAAAACCTATACAATCTTTTGGCCCTAAAAGCTTGCTTTTTTCTTACACAGAAATCCCCGGGCTCCGAAACTGGGGCCCCCCTCCGAACCCTACAATCTGTTGGAGGCAGGAAACTCTGGCAAATAGCTAGATAGGTATCTTGAGGAATCGAATCTCAGACCACATGGGAGCAAACCTCTTACATGATCTTAGTGGCCACTCAAAAACTAGGGTACCATATGCACGTCTGCTAACTTTTCAAAGTCCTGCAACTTTCTTCCAATCTTTAAGTATAACTATCAGTgaaccaaattattaaaaactaaaaatcaacATACTTGCGGTATCAGAAACTAATACCAATGTGGATATGACCTAAAATTTAACTTACAAAAGTATGGTGAAAGCTCCCCTTTACATGATCTTAGTGGCCTCTCAAAACTGtaatttggatttcactaGGAAAATGACTTTTCCTGTTTCCAATGAATAGCACCGTAGTATGAATATGTGCcctttatattaaatatagtTGCTCTTCAACTGCAAAGAAGTCCGCCTCAAACCCCAATACTAACTACGCATTAAGAACCTAATAAAAAGGCCACAGTAGCATGCCACTACCCACCAACACACTGTGCAATAGTACAGATTCGGTTTTCTAGCAACTTAGAATATGAACTAAATCTTTATAAATCTTGGGAACAAGAGGAACCTGATAGATTTCCTTGACGGATCTTGGCTTTGAGGTTATACAAATGCCTTGGTGTTGACTGCAGTTCAGGATTGATTTGCTTGAGAGTCTTAAGAACTTGACGTGGTTTCACACCAGCTTCAGTCATTTGCTTGATTTGTCTGACCTCTTCCTCAGTGAAACGACGACTATATGGATGCTCTGACATGTCCTTTAACGCATCATGGTTGTGATCCCCATTTTTTATTGCAAGTACCCATAAATCGTCTTCCTTTTTCCCAATGGCTTCAAAAGGACAATTTATAAGGCGTGAACTTGCTTTCCTTTTGCGCTTGCTTTCATCAATTTTACGCCTATTGCGATAAACACCTCCTCTATCACAACCAAGTATGACTCTTCTGTCTTTCCTCGACTTCTTGATGGTCACCACATATCCTTGACTAGCACCAAAATCACGAACATATTTGATGAGATCTTCACGATCTTCAAATGCACCCGGTTGTGGAGGAAGCATCTTGTTCAGCTTTGTAACCTCAATTTGACTCTGAGCTTCCATTACCAATGGTAGAAAGAACAAGCTGATagataaaccaaaaaataatatataaacatGGTATTGTTTGACAAAGAATAGGATATAAGAactttactttttaaaagcatgtatatttgaaaaaatgaagTCCTAAGGCTTTCACCATAAATAAGTCCATAGACAAATTAAGCATGAAACTTATTTCTTCAAACCAGCtgagtcttgaatcttgtaaagatatgGTCATTTTCCtgagtgaaaaataaattgttgaaCCACAGACCCACAAACCAATAACTTTAGCACACCTAAATATTTTGACAGCACCagtcaaatttaaattatttaggCACATGGTAGCAACATAATGTGCAACCCATACAACAAACCCGGAAACCTCTCCAGACATATCGAAGACGATTGTTCCTAAAACTCATGTGTGCTGTAGAATACAGACAGTCAAATCAAGGGTTCTACTATTATTCTACATCAAGCAAGAATAGGTGACTTATTTCAATCACAATGTTCTCATCCTATAAGTTATTAAAGATGAATACCATTATACCATGATAAGTTATTAACCCACAATGCAATTTTTTCAGTGATGTCTTTGTTAAGATTGgcctcaaaagaaaaagtggaaGCCCTCCAATGCAATAGCATCACTCTTGTATCAACCATTGAGACAAATGTGGATATTCTCACACATCAGAACGCAATTAGATTAAAATTCCACAATGTTCAACATGGTTTCTACTTTATAGAACTCTAGGGAGTAACCATGGGAATGGAAACGATTGCATAAAACTACTTTCTGTTGCCAGCATAACTcataatcttttttctttttttctctttttgtctGAACTCAGTAATCTTAGTTTAGAACTCAAATTGGACAACTTTCTGTAAATCAACTTTGCAAAGCATAAGTTATAGAAACAAGCaaaccccaaaagaaaaaaacaacataCATACAATGGTAGAGTGAGACTCTTGAAAACACCAAATACCTCTCTATAACCAGCAATGATTTCTATcacaaattaacaaaaaaactacAGACATAACAGTaacctaaaacaaaaaacgtgAAGGTGAAAAGCTTACCTGATTGAAAATTCTTAGGTCAGTGAAAACTTGCAGTTACAGACCCAAAATTGCACCCCCAAGTGCCAGCACAAAAATACCTGGAAAACAAATTCAACACCAAGAAAATTAATCCCAGaatcaaatttcaaaggaAATGAATCTCAATATAGaaacaacaaatataatgAGGTTATACAGATCAGCAATGCCTTAATGGAGAGTCTTATTGTGTTAATGCATACCAAAAACATATTTGCAGCAATAAATTCATTTCTCTAAAATATATTACCTACCCATAAacggaaaataagaaaagcgtaaatatttgaaaataaaaatagagatTTTGATCTTAGACATGGAAAGTGAGGGAAAATTTTGAAGGTTACAGAAAAGGATCGGGACGCCCACTAGTTTTGATAAACAGGGACACCTCACTTGCTTCAACGACAGTGCCCTCAGAGACCTTCAGATGCGGTCTTCGTCACGCGCTTGAGTGGCGCTTGTGAGTTGGATGGGGTTCGGTTGATTGTTGAGTAGTTTCACGCGCTCGCCTGGGAAGAGTAGGGTTGTGTTTTTTGTATGGTTTCTCAACGGCAGTTTTGGCATTTCGACGCTTCTCGAGACGGGTGTCCCGTTTATCAAAACGAGGATTGTTATTTCAAGTTAGAGCACGACATTGTTATGGATGTCGTTCACTCACTTTCCATCgatgtttggtttgtttttggtttgagCCAAAATCAAGGctgttttttaaaagaaacacAAGTGTTAAGTGACTTTTAGCTTAGCTTAATTTGTTAAAAGCAGTTAcctatatttgaaaaaaaaaaatttaacactTACCTAGTCTTCTATTCAAATCTTTCCTGCCCCATATATGCTCAATtgtgttataaatctagagaaattggagaggaaattgagagagagaagggaatgtTTTTCTCCTCTTATTGTATGTTCATTACAAG
Protein-coding regions in this window:
- the LOC18773680 gene encoding uncharacterized protein LOC18773680; protein product: MEAQSQIEVTKLNKMLPPQPGAFEDREDLIKYVRDFGASQGYVVTIKKSRKDRRVILGCDRGGVYRNRRKIDESKRKRKASSRLINCPFEAIGKKEDDLWVLAIKNGDHNHDALKDMSEHPYSRRFTEEEVRQIKQMTEAGVKPRQVLKTLKQINPELQSTPRHLYNLKAKIRQGNLSEKSFKSWRPDRSALVSTSATTSGGSSEQNNQPLKVPNFIGGKFVDSQGCSIIDVVNPATQEVVSHVPLTTYEEFKAAVSSAKQAFPSWKNTPITTRQRIMFKLQELIRRDIDKLAMNITIEQGKTLKGAENDVLRGLEVVEHACGMATLQMGEFVPNASNGIDTYCIREPLGVCAGICPFNFPAMIPLWMFPIAVTCGNTFVLKPCENNPGASMILAALAKEAGLPNGVLNIVHGTHDVINYVCDDDDIKAVSLVGSNTAWMHIYARAVARGKRVQSNIGGKNHAIIMPDASMDATLNALVTAGFGAAGQRCMTLNTAVFVGGSRPWESEILEHVRALKVNVGTDPSADLGPVITKEVKDCICRLVQSSVESGARLLLDGRNVRVPGYENGNFIGPTILCDVTTNMDCFKEEIFGPVLLCMQAASLEEAISIINRNRYGNGASIFTTSGIAARKFQNEVEAGLVGINVPVPIPLPFSSFDGSKASFGSDLNFCGKAGVQFYTQIKTVAQQWKDLPSLEVSLPLPPSSETDLTGRGVSSALPSTSERDSPSQRVSPDMHPESESDSPSHGAPLSITPTSEADLPNPGVLSVSPTAYRNLSSQGVPLVRPATSERDLSSAEISLATHPEPERDIPSQGVSMRPTQSSERMYMPQTSRWMEASILTPRRTENMPQTSHWMETSIPASQRTQNIPSSERNHVPTSQRNGNKALTSQRTDTSMALTSGRVYVPASHDNMVPISHRNDGISATSQRMDTTLHPASERVYMLAGSQLNDSMGQTFQSNDTTMFSTSERLYMPETSHRHDHMGSTSQRTDITLHPTSERIYMSTASQRNDDLAVASQHADAVPSTSERLYMSPLVQRNPGMSPTSERLYIPGAPQRMFPQNSMVSMDEFPSQGASLTLPTSQRI